The nucleotide sequence cgggtgttggccctgtgtgcctcggtcgtatgcagtcctgattgtggcgctcacctgcacggcgccaaacacgcatacgaccatcattggcaccaaggcagaagcgactctcatcgctgaagacgacacgtctccattcgtcactccattcacgcctgtcgcgacaccactggaggcgggctgcacgatgttggggcgtgagcggaagacggcctaacggtgtgcgggaccgtagcccaacttcatggagacggttgcgaatggtcctcgccgataccccaggagcaacagtgtccctaatttgctgggaagtggcggtgcggtcccctacggcactgcgtaggatcctacggtcttggcgtgcatccgtgcgtcgctgcggtccggtcccaggtcgacgagcacgtgcaccttccgccgaccactggctacaacatcgatgtactgtggagacctcacgccccacgtgttgagcaattcggcggtacgtccacccggcctcccgcatgcccactatacgccctcgctcaaagtccgtcaactgcacatacggttcacgtccacgctgtcgcggcatgctaccagtgttaaagactgcgatggagctccgtatgccacggcaaactggctgacactgacgacggaggtgcacaaatgctgcgcagctagcgcaattcgacggccaacaccgcggttcctggtgtgtccgctgtgccgtgcgtgtgatcattgcttgtacagccctctcgcagtgtccggagcaagtatggtgggtctgacacaccggtgtcaatgtgttcttttttccatttccaggagtgtattttggagcgcagtatagcactaaggcaacctcattgtaaaccaccttgtgccccggtctagtaccttaattttcagtggctcgagttagctccactaccggtttttctgatgtgctcccttcaaaatcttgtctcgtATAAGTTTGCCCGacgtgtgtctgggaacacagagatgagctttagtgtgagcTAGctgagtgctagtcagttaatggaatcttcattttggctcgGCTCCCACTGAAGAGTTTCAGtagagcgtagtgtgtttgatttgttactcatttaattactgtaagtttgtttatttaacggcgagcaagacatttaaagactgtcggtattaactcccctagttgcggagtgttgctaattcgttccaaatggcctactacttattcagtgGCAAGGCTGtcgattagttggttactgtgagtacaaatccACGCTATTTATTTATTGCCGAAATTGTTAAGGTGTCTGTGTCGTGCTTCAATCACTAgatacgtgtttgagctaaattgatataaacattacattgcctccttaaaatttgttgccagcagaaacccttaagagaactaagttttgtctcTGCTTacgttaacctttactgggagcaatatttcatgcagttaaattttgtcttaaaatgtataTTTCTCTGCTGTAATAAACGAGTGATGTGAGAAGAAAGCAACGGGGCCTGGTCCTCGCTGTTGTGTATCAGGATGACAGGCGGCCGCCCTGCGCCTCTTCTGCCGGCAGGCCGCTGCGGGCGCACGCGCTGTGCTCGGTGTCGCGCGCGCAGCGCATCTCGCTGCTGGCGTGGGCGCTGGCGGCCGCCTACAGCGCGCCCTGGCTGGCGCTGACGTCGACGCGGCCGCTGCGCTACCGCGGCCTGCCCGACCTGCGCGCCTGCGACTTCCGGCTGCCGCGCGCCCACTACCTGCTCTACTTCTTCTGCGACCTGCTCGCCTTCTACGTGGCGCCGCTGCTGCTGTCCTGCGTGCTGTACGCGCTCATCGCGCGCGCCCTGTTCCGCCGCGGCGCCTCCCGGGGCGCCGGGGCGCCGCCCCCAGACGTCGACACCGCCGGCGTCGC is from Schistocerca cancellata isolate TAMUIC-IGC-003103 chromosome 6, iqSchCanc2.1, whole genome shotgun sequence and encodes:
- the LOC126191135 gene encoding thyrotropin-releasing hormone receptor-like, with amino-acid sequence MAVGDYLATVAAELVSLAVADCLVLVASVPNEIASYYLVGNQWLWGDVGCAAFVFCQNLGINASALSLVAFTVERYIAICRPLRAHALCSVSRAQRISLLAWALAAAYSAPWLALTSTRPLRYRGLPDLRACDFRLPRAHYLLYFFCDLLAFYVAPLLLSCVLYALIARALFRRGASRGMLH